A window of Solanum stenotomum isolate F172 chromosome 3, ASM1918654v1, whole genome shotgun sequence contains these coding sequences:
- the LOC125857794 gene encoding uncharacterized protein LOC125857794 isoform X2, which produces MPLLDIATTQPCFRNNVCSISSHNVFATRFLYNNEIRFVSTWNSFRIPQKPSNSRIKLFRSGLMIRAVATLEKGPTKNTQTNEEQSNFGGVRMGKYAASSTSAVVEQQSVSEEAELNEREKLRRMRISKANKGNTPWNKGRKHSPETLQRIRERTRLAMQDPKVKMKLVNLGHAQSEETRLKIGVAVRMGWERRRGMLRLQETCHYEWQNLIAEASRRGLLGEEELQWDSYEILSKQLEQEWIQSVQERKNKPRLKGNKRAPKSAEQRRKISEAIAAKWADPDYRSRVQSALSKYHGIPDGVERRPRRKPASDEQTRKRSPPKKKANELDNLVMPEPKSQVQRVRLRRKNTPMYKDPLASSKLEMLKNIRAQRAGIDQKKIEAVMRAKALIAEAEKAAEALEMAAHNSPVAQASLIETRKLISEAIRSIESIEKEVSVTDRDLSPPSTELGSHTADDGDSEFGALADPGERRINGWHAVTPMDRGIYHLDDGRHALQGLPNGKNTALLSSSSDYDLLGDRQEVYQMISSNLSLEKEVNITQSTTSTQRFDEDEANGSPGDEHKQLLNRGEANASPGDEQKPLPDGLISGAKIEAATTTTTKKWVRGRLVEVSEGS; this is translated from the exons ATGCCTTTATTAG ATATAGCTACTACACAGCCTTGTTTTAGGAACAATGTCTGTTCAATTAGTTCTCACAATGTCTTTGCGACTAGATTTCTGTACAATAATGAGATTAGATTTGTATCTACTTGGAATTCCTTCCGAATACCACAAAAACCTTCGAATTCCAGAATTAAGCTGTTTCGGAGTGGGTTGATGATAAGGGCAGTAGCTACCCTCGAAAAAGGACCCACCAAGAACACCCAAACCAATGAGGAACAAAGCAATTTTGGTGGTGTGAGGATGGGAAAATATGCAGCAAGTTCAACTTCTGCTGTTGTGGAGCAGCAGTCGGTAAGTGAGGAAGCTGAGTTGAATGAGAGAGAGAAGTTGCGGCGGATGAGGATATCCAAAGCTAATAAAGGGAACACACCGTGGAATAAAGGCAGGAAGCACAGTCCAG AAACTTTACAACGAATTCGAGAACGTACAAGGCTTGCAATGCAGGATCCTAAG GTGAAAATGAAGTTGGTTAACCTGGGGCATGCTCAAAG TGAGGAAACAAGGTTGAAAATTGGTGTTGCTGTAAGGATGGGTTGGGAAAGGCGCCGTGGGATGTTGAGGCTCCAGGAAACTTGCCACTATGAGTGGCAAAATTTAATTGCAGAAGCTTCTAGGAGGGGCCTTCTGGGTGAGGAAGAGTTGCAGTGGGACTCTTACGAGATTTTGAGCAAACAGCTTGAGCAGGAGTGGATACAGAGTGTtcaagaaaggaaaaataaacCGAGACTGAAGGGTAACAAGAGAGCTCCCAAATCTGCTGAACAGAGGAGGAAGATTTCAGAGGCCATTGCAGCTAAATGGGCTGATCCT GATTACCGTTCTCGGGTCCAATCCGCTCTGTCCAAATATCATGGAATACCTGATGGGGTTGAAAGAAGACCAAGGAGAAAGCCTGCTAGTGATGAGCAGACCAGAAAAAGAAGCCCTCCGAAAAAGAAAGCTAATGAATTGGATAATCTGGTAATGCCCGAGCCCAAGAGCCAAGTTCAACGTGTTCGATTGAGGAGAAAAAACACACCAATGTACAAGGATCCTTTGGCTAGTTCCAAGTTAGAAATGTTAAAGAATATCAGGGCACAGAGAGCAGGTATTGACCAGAAGAAAATTGAAGCCGTCATGAGAGCAAA AGCATTGATAGCTGAGGCTGAGAAGGCAGCAGAGGCCTTGGAAATGGCTGCCCATAACAGCCCTGTTGCTCAAGCGTCGCTAATTGAAACTAGGAAGCTCATCTCTGAAGCTATCCGCTCCATTGAATCTATAGAGAAAGAGGTGTCTGTTACAGATAGAGATCTTTCACCACCTTCAACTGAGCTGGGGAGCCACACTGCAGACGACGGAGATTCGGAATTTGGAGCTCTGGCTGATCCTGGTGAAAGAAGAATAAATGGTTGGCATGCTGTGACGCCTATGGACAGGGGTATCTATCATTTAGATGATGGACGGCATGCCTTGCAAGGTTTACCCAATGGTAAAAACACAGCTCTCTTGTCAAGCTCCAGTGACTATGACTTACTGGGTGACAGGCAGGAAGTCTATCAAATGATTTCCAGTAATTTATCTCTGGAAAAGGAGGTCAATATAACACAGTCCACCACCTCGACACAGAGATTTGATGAGGATGAAGCTAATGGAAGCCCAGGAGATGAACATAAACAGCTTTTAAACAGGGG
- the LOC125857794 gene encoding uncharacterized protein LOC125857794 isoform X1 — protein sequence MFYSADIATTQPCFRNNVCSISSHNVFATRFLYNNEIRFVSTWNSFRIPQKPSNSRIKLFRSGLMIRAVATLEKGPTKNTQTNEEQSNFGGVRMGKYAASSTSAVVEQQSVSEEAELNEREKLRRMRISKANKGNTPWNKGRKHSPETLQRIRERTRLAMQDPKVKMKLVNLGHAQSEETRLKIGVAVRMGWERRRGMLRLQETCHYEWQNLIAEASRRGLLGEEELQWDSYEILSKQLEQEWIQSVQERKNKPRLKGNKRAPKSAEQRRKISEAIAAKWADPDYRSRVQSALSKYHGIPDGVERRPRRKPASDEQTRKRSPPKKKANELDNLVMPEPKSQVQRVRLRRKNTPMYKDPLASSKLEMLKNIRAQRAGIDQKKIEAVMRAKALIAEAEKAAEALEMAAHNSPVAQASLIETRKLISEAIRSIESIEKEVSVTDRDLSPPSTELGSHTADDGDSEFGALADPGERRINGWHAVTPMDRGIYHLDDGRHALQGLPNGKNTALLSSSSDYDLLGDRQEVYQMISSNLSLEKEVNITQSTTSTQRFDEDEANGSPGDEHKQLLNRGEANASPGDEQKPLPDGLISGAKIEAATTTTTKKWVRGRLVEVSEGS from the exons ATGTTTTATTCCGCAGATATAGCTACTACACAGCCTTGTTTTAGGAACAATGTCTGTTCAATTAGTTCTCACAATGTCTTTGCGACTAGATTTCTGTACAATAATGAGATTAGATTTGTATCTACTTGGAATTCCTTCCGAATACCACAAAAACCTTCGAATTCCAGAATTAAGCTGTTTCGGAGTGGGTTGATGATAAGGGCAGTAGCTACCCTCGAAAAAGGACCCACCAAGAACACCCAAACCAATGAGGAACAAAGCAATTTTGGTGGTGTGAGGATGGGAAAATATGCAGCAAGTTCAACTTCTGCTGTTGTGGAGCAGCAGTCGGTAAGTGAGGAAGCTGAGTTGAATGAGAGAGAGAAGTTGCGGCGGATGAGGATATCCAAAGCTAATAAAGGGAACACACCGTGGAATAAAGGCAGGAAGCACAGTCCAG AAACTTTACAACGAATTCGAGAACGTACAAGGCTTGCAATGCAGGATCCTAAG GTGAAAATGAAGTTGGTTAACCTGGGGCATGCTCAAAG TGAGGAAACAAGGTTGAAAATTGGTGTTGCTGTAAGGATGGGTTGGGAAAGGCGCCGTGGGATGTTGAGGCTCCAGGAAACTTGCCACTATGAGTGGCAAAATTTAATTGCAGAAGCTTCTAGGAGGGGCCTTCTGGGTGAGGAAGAGTTGCAGTGGGACTCTTACGAGATTTTGAGCAAACAGCTTGAGCAGGAGTGGATACAGAGTGTtcaagaaaggaaaaataaacCGAGACTGAAGGGTAACAAGAGAGCTCCCAAATCTGCTGAACAGAGGAGGAAGATTTCAGAGGCCATTGCAGCTAAATGGGCTGATCCT GATTACCGTTCTCGGGTCCAATCCGCTCTGTCCAAATATCATGGAATACCTGATGGGGTTGAAAGAAGACCAAGGAGAAAGCCTGCTAGTGATGAGCAGACCAGAAAAAGAAGCCCTCCGAAAAAGAAAGCTAATGAATTGGATAATCTGGTAATGCCCGAGCCCAAGAGCCAAGTTCAACGTGTTCGATTGAGGAGAAAAAACACACCAATGTACAAGGATCCTTTGGCTAGTTCCAAGTTAGAAATGTTAAAGAATATCAGGGCACAGAGAGCAGGTATTGACCAGAAGAAAATTGAAGCCGTCATGAGAGCAAA AGCATTGATAGCTGAGGCTGAGAAGGCAGCAGAGGCCTTGGAAATGGCTGCCCATAACAGCCCTGTTGCTCAAGCGTCGCTAATTGAAACTAGGAAGCTCATCTCTGAAGCTATCCGCTCCATTGAATCTATAGAGAAAGAGGTGTCTGTTACAGATAGAGATCTTTCACCACCTTCAACTGAGCTGGGGAGCCACACTGCAGACGACGGAGATTCGGAATTTGGAGCTCTGGCTGATCCTGGTGAAAGAAGAATAAATGGTTGGCATGCTGTGACGCCTATGGACAGGGGTATCTATCATTTAGATGATGGACGGCATGCCTTGCAAGGTTTACCCAATGGTAAAAACACAGCTCTCTTGTCAAGCTCCAGTGACTATGACTTACTGGGTGACAGGCAGGAAGTCTATCAAATGATTTCCAGTAATTTATCTCTGGAAAAGGAGGTCAATATAACACAGTCCACCACCTCGACACAGAGATTTGATGAGGATGAAGCTAATGGAAGCCCAGGAGATGAACATAAACAGCTTTTAAACAGGGG
- the LOC125857665 gene encoding RING-H2 finger protein ATL63-like yields the protein MAQVVSPSTSSCSSAMIAVAVIAAFPIMSIITAYKDALLSIVIASKYSISTQKQDNNCVDDHLTCIICLADNSLAESRRVLTICGHEFHTHCIDSWLNINSICPLCRIPVPANISMRSCTKNRFVSSLISAVDNIWNWFLDPLSSEVIASLTNMECLG from the coding sequence atggcACAAGTGGTTTCTCCAAGCACATCATCATGCAGTAGTGCGATGATAGCCGTAGCAGTGATTGCAGCATTTCCTATAATGTCCATAATAACTGCATACAAAGATGCATTGTTGTCGATTGTAATCGCCTCTAAATATAGCATTAGTACACAAAAACAAGATAACAATTGTGTAGATGATCACTTGACATGTATAATATGCCTTGCCGATAATTCTTTGGCTGAATCCCGGCGAGTGCTTACCATATGTGGACATGAATTTCATACTCATTGCATTGATTCTTGGCTAAACATCAATTCGATTTGCCCTCTCTGCAGAATTCCAGTGCCTGCTAACATTTCTATGAGATCATGTACCAAAAATCGCTTCGTTTCGTCGTTGATATCTGCTGTGGATAACATTTGGAATTGGTTTCTTGATCCGCTTAGCTCTGAGGTCATTGCTTCCCTTACAAATATGGAATGCCTGGGCTAA